Proteins co-encoded in one Flavobacterium fluviale genomic window:
- a CDS encoding IS6 family transposase, whose translation MNTKGHCYPKAIILQAVYFKLRFTLSYRDIEEIMKMRGIGVDHATIQRWVFKFTPMVESQMKKGKSRVGASWRMDETYIKVKGIWCYLYRAVDKCGNTVDFLLTRRRQRMSAQSFLIKAIKNNYRPTVINIDKSGSNTSAIRVYNKRSFSNIKIRQCKYLNNIVEQDHRFIKWRIQNGLGFKSFASARRTLAGIEVVHMLRKNQMLNPGTSMFKSFCKLAA comes from the coding sequence ATGAATACGAAAGGTCATTGTTATCCCAAAGCCATTATTTTGCAGGCTGTTTATTTCAAATTGAGATTTACATTGAGTTACAGGGATATTGAGGAAATAATGAAAATGCGTGGAATAGGAGTTGATCATGCGACGATTCAACGTTGGGTATTTAAATTTACTCCAATGGTTGAATCTCAGATGAAAAAAGGAAAGAGCAGAGTAGGGGCCAGCTGGCGAATGGATGAAACTTATATAAAAGTAAAAGGTATCTGGTGTTATTTGTATCGGGCTGTTGATAAATGTGGTAATACGGTGGATTTTCTTTTGACTAGAAGAAGACAGAGGATGAGTGCACAGTCATTCCTAATAAAAGCGATAAAAAATAATTACCGGCCAACAGTAATAAATATAGACAAAAGCGGCTCTAACACCAGCGCAATACGGGTTTATAACAAACGGTCATTTTCGAATATAAAGATTAGGCAATGTAAATATCTCAACAATATTGTGGAACAGGACCATCGTTTCATAAAGTGGCGGATACAAAACGGTTTGGGTTTTAAAAGTTTTGCGTCTGCCAGAAGAACCTTGGCAGGAATTGAAGTTGTGCACATGTTAAGAAAAAATCAGATGCTTAACCCAGGAACAAGTATGTTCAAATCATTTTGTAAATTGGCTGCATAA
- the corA gene encoding magnesium/cobalt transporter CorA has product MRKIKYKKGRKLQHITLEYTGSHKEHESEMQLFVYDDNDVVEYDKFTVLALNSCFDYTKNNWLNIHGLNDINLIKTIGTHFKLDDFLLADILNTTKRTKLEEQHNVLFFNIKSLLPSEYSDNLSVEQISFILKDGILISFQEKRSDFFTHIRERLRTHAGIVRTKKVDYLLYLLLDAVMENFYITIEDEEDKIEELINLTKKGADPVILEKIENHRDNFNFLKRSIVPLRDSLYYLKTIKDDDENNGLIQKETFNFFVRLHQKSLELLEQIESDMSALESASNFYFSEQSRKMNEIMKTLTIISAVFIPLTFIVGVYGMNFENMPELKTKNGYFVVMGVMFLLVVALIIYFKKRRWF; this is encoded by the coding sequence ATGAGAAAGATTAAATACAAGAAAGGCCGCAAGCTGCAGCACATTACACTAGAGTATACAGGATCGCATAAAGAGCATGAAAGCGAAATGCAGCTTTTTGTATATGATGATAATGATGTTGTTGAATATGATAAGTTTACGGTTCTTGCTCTGAATTCCTGCTTTGATTATACTAAAAACAATTGGCTGAACATTCATGGTTTAAACGATATTAATCTCATTAAAACAATCGGAACTCATTTTAAACTAGACGATTTTCTCCTTGCCGATATTTTAAATACAACCAAAAGAACGAAATTAGAGGAACAGCATAATGTTTTGTTTTTTAATATAAAATCCCTTCTTCCTTCTGAATATTCGGATAATCTAAGTGTCGAACAAATTAGTTTTATTTTAAAAGACGGAATTCTGATTTCTTTTCAGGAAAAACGAAGTGATTTCTTTACACACATCCGCGAGCGTCTTCGTACACATGCGGGGATCGTTAGAACTAAAAAAGTAGATTATCTTTTGTATTTGCTTTTAGATGCTGTAATGGAAAATTTCTACATTACAATTGAAGATGAGGAAGATAAAATTGAAGAATTAATCAATTTGACCAAAAAAGGGGCAGATCCTGTTATTCTGGAAAAAATTGAAAACCATAGAGATAATTTTAATTTCTTAAAACGTTCAATTGTTCCGCTTCGAGATTCTTTGTATTATCTTAAAACAATTAAAGATGATGATGAAAATAACGGCCTCATTCAGAAGGAAACATTTAATTTCTTTGTCAGACTTCATCAAAAAAGTTTAGAGCTTTTGGAGCAGATAGAATCAGATATGAGTGCATTAGAAAGTGCTTCTAATTTTTATTTTTCAGAACAAAGCCGAAAAATGAATGAGATCATGAAAACCCTCACGATAATTTCCGCAGTATTTATTCCGCTTACATTTATCGTTGGAGTATACGGAATGAACTTTGAAAACATGCCGGAACTTAAAACAAAAAACGGCTATTTTGTAGTTATGGGCGTGATGTTTTTGCTGGTTGTAGCCTTAATTATTTATTTTAAGAAAAGAAGATGGTTTTAA
- a CDS encoding gamma-glutamylcyclotransferase — MKYKSIREIIEILNSPITEDMTVHWAELLDHNEAEGNFEGICNPHQALIIYGTLSPGGPNHHIMEKIQGEWKKGIVKGNLINEGWGAALGYNAFTPCPVAWEREIPCHVLFSESLEEHLAYLDDFEGEDYRRIFAEYKLDDGRGGAAYIYAVKPSSSGFDS; from the coding sequence ATGAAGTATAAGAGTATAAGAGAAATTATAGAAATTCTTAATTCTCCGATCACTGAAGATATGACCGTCCACTGGGCAGAACTTTTAGATCACAATGAAGCAGAAGGTAATTTTGAGGGCATCTGCAACCCCCATCAAGCACTGATCATTTATGGTACACTAAGCCCAGGAGGACCCAACCATCACATAATGGAAAAAATCCAGGGCGAATGGAAAAAAGGGATTGTCAAGGGAAATCTAATAAATGAAGGCTGGGGAGCTGCTTTAGGGTATAATGCTTTTACTCCATGTCCAGTTGCATGGGAAAGGGAAATTCCCTGCCATGTTCTTTTTTCGGAATCGCTTGAGGAACATCTTGCTTACCTTGACGATTTCGAAGGAGAAGATTACAGAAGGATTTTTGCGGAGTATAAGCTGGATGACGGAAGGGGCGGAGCAGCCTATATTTATGCGGTAAAGCCTTCCAGCTCGGGCTTTGATTCCTGA
- a CDS encoding LysR family transcriptional regulator translates to MELRQLKYFLKAKELLNFTEAAAQMNISQSTLSQQIKQLEEELRQPLFNRIGKRIILTEAGSLFAGFAQQSVKKANDGLQLLNDLNDLSDGKISIGVTYALRNVLAQAVISFSQQYPKIKFQIVFGTSRELIEKLNRFELDFVLTFEDNGEGGHFNYKKLFTSPMTLVTAADSDLKSKVSITLEEIVKLSLALPSSGYNTTQFINEAFSKKNLKPVIGIEINDIPTLLEIVKTGRWHTILTQTTVKKEPGLSAIPIEGKDMIRTAVIISIKEAYEKKSVTTFLEMLKQTGIYNL, encoded by the coding sequence ATGGAACTGAGACAGTTAAAATATTTTCTCAAAGCAAAGGAACTTCTCAATTTTACAGAAGCTGCCGCACAGATGAATATCAGCCAGAGCACTTTATCCCAGCAGATAAAACAGCTTGAGGAGGAACTGCGCCAGCCTCTATTTAACCGGATCGGAAAAAGAATCATACTTACTGAAGCAGGAAGCCTTTTTGCCGGATTTGCACAGCAGAGTGTCAAAAAAGCAAATGATGGGCTGCAACTCCTCAATGATCTGAATGATCTGTCAGACGGAAAAATAAGCATCGGTGTTACCTATGCGCTGCGAAATGTGCTTGCGCAGGCTGTAATTTCTTTTTCACAGCAATATCCAAAAATCAAGTTTCAGATTGTATTTGGAACCAGTAGAGAGCTAATTGAAAAGTTAAATCGATTTGAGCTGGATTTTGTCCTTACATTTGAAGATAACGGAGAAGGAGGCCATTTTAATTATAAAAAGTTGTTTACATCCCCAATGACCCTAGTTACCGCGGCTGACTCGGATTTAAAAAGCAAAGTATCGATCACATTGGAAGAAATTGTAAAACTTTCCCTTGCTCTGCCATCTAGCGGTTACAATACAACACAGTTCATAAATGAAGCTTTTAGCAAAAAAAACCTTAAACCAGTTATCGGCATTGAAATCAATGATATTCCAACTTTGCTTGAAATTGTAAAAACCGGCAGATGGCATACCATACTAACGCAGACCACTGTAAAAAAAGAGCCTGGTCTATCTGCTATTCCCATTGAAGGTAAAGATATGATCAGAACTGCTGTTATAATTTCTATTAAAGAAGCATATGAAAAAAAATCGGTAACAACCTTTCTCGAAATGCTTAAACAAACTGGCATATATAATCTCTAA
- a CDS encoding MFS transporter, translating to MNIFRALKSRNFKLFFYGQSISLLGTWMQKTAVAWLVYRITGSAVLLGVVTFVSLIPSLVLSPYAGSYIDRHDRFKVMVNSQIISMIQAGALAAMIYFKFYSITGIVLLSLLQGIVNSFDVICRQTLMIDMVDRPQDLSNAIALNSIMTNLARVAGPALAGIALSVFGEDFCFISNFMSYVPVLICLFMMKIKLQKTSRKRQGLWSELREGCQYLLSEKDLMSLILLLALSSMAVLPFNTLMPIFAKDLFHGTARTFSFFESAMGLGSVLSAVYLANLESGKNLVKIVIVSTFLFGGSVLLLSLSNMLSFSLFFMGLSGMGMMAQSAAINTYIQLHAAPVMRGRVISYYIMAFQGVMPIGSLLIGFLAEIAGPKSAVAASGCAGIVSILVFLYHKKKIFTRRDNASIEHQSI from the coding sequence ATGAATATTTTCAGAGCATTAAAATCAAGAAATTTTAAGTTGTTTTTTTACGGGCAGTCCATTTCCCTTTTAGGTACTTGGATGCAGAAGACTGCTGTTGCCTGGCTTGTTTACAGGATTACGGGATCTGCAGTTCTGCTCGGGGTGGTAACTTTCGTGAGTCTCATACCTTCACTGGTCTTGTCTCCTTACGCAGGGAGTTATATCGACAGGCATGACCGTTTTAAAGTGATGGTAAACAGTCAGATCATTTCAATGATTCAGGCAGGTGCTCTTGCTGCAATGATATATTTTAAATTTTACAGCATCACAGGTATTGTGTTGCTGAGCCTTCTGCAGGGGATTGTAAATTCATTTGATGTAATCTGCAGGCAGACCCTTATGATTGACATGGTCGACAGGCCGCAGGACTTATCAAATGCCATTGCACTAAATTCAATTATGACTAATCTTGCAAGAGTTGCGGGCCCGGCTTTGGCTGGAATTGCTCTAAGCGTTTTTGGCGAGGATTTTTGTTTCATAAGTAACTTTATGAGCTATGTGCCAGTTCTCATTTGTCTTTTCATGATGAAAATCAAATTGCAGAAAACCAGCAGAAAGAGACAGGGGCTGTGGAGTGAGTTAAGGGAGGGTTGCCAGTATCTTCTTTCGGAAAAAGATCTGATGAGCCTTATCCTGCTTTTAGCTTTAAGCAGTATGGCCGTTCTGCCTTTCAATACACTGATGCCAATTTTTGCGAAAGATTTGTTTCATGGGACCGCCAGAACGTTCAGTTTTTTTGAAAGTGCCATGGGGCTTGGCTCAGTGCTAAGCGCAGTTTATCTCGCAAATCTAGAGTCAGGAAAAAATCTGGTAAAAATTGTAATAGTTTCGACTTTTTTATTTGGTGGCAGTGTGCTGCTGCTTTCACTCTCCAATATGCTTTCCTTTTCTCTTTTCTTTATGGGGTTAAGCGGGATGGGTATGATGGCGCAGTCTGCAGCAATAAACACTTATATTCAGCTTCATGCGGCACCTGTTATGAGAGGCAGGGTGATAAGCTATTACATTATGGCATTTCAGGGCGTGATGCCAATTGGGAGCCTATTAATCGGCTTTCTTGCAGAGATAGCTGGTCCTAAATCTGCAGTGGCAGCTTCAGGCTGTGCAGGCATTGTTTCGATTTTAGTATTTTTATACCATAAAAAGAAAATTTTCACAAGACGCGATAACGCATCAATCGAACATCAAAGCATCTAA
- a CDS encoding aminotransferase class V-fold PLP-dependent enzyme — translation MVQSPINKINIILNKKEPGALEQYFSEFRENTIGFNQHFESIYGSQNLLYADWIASGRLYGPIEEIMLNKIGPMIANTHSFSSQTGKASTYAYQFARQLIKKHVNAAESDCLVATGTGMTATLNKLQRIIGLCYQSSIYSQEVNSKNYRPVVFITHMEHHSNQVPWYETDADVVVLPCGADNLVDPEVLNAELKKYKDRSLKIGSFTACSNVTGIITPYYELAKIMHQHDGYCFVDFAASAPYVKIDMHPEDPQKRLDAVFFSPHKFLGGPGSCGILIFNEKLYKSNFPDNPRGGNVKCTDPWGGFHYSDSIEVKEDGGTPGFLQVMRTALCLELKEKMDIEKIRYRERELLDLCFAGLQEIKGLTILGDLKTERIGCVSFTIQNIHYNLIVRLLNDRFGIQVRGGWSCASTYAHFLFNINQEKSEAITAGILGGNLTDKPGWVRISLHPTMSDKELLLIIGAVSCIVENIDEWQKAYQYNSKTNEFENIWKEETISKDVEQWFVL, via the coding sequence ATGGTGCAATCACCGATCAATAAAATTAATATTATTTTGAATAAAAAAGAGCCTGGGGCATTAGAGCAGTATTTTTCTGAATTCAGAGAAAACACAATAGGTTTCAATCAACATTTTGAATCCATTTACGGCTCCCAGAATTTATTGTACGCTGACTGGATTGCGAGCGGAAGATTATACGGACCTATTGAAGAAATAATGCTCAATAAAATAGGCCCTATGATTGCCAATACGCACTCTTTTTCAAGCCAGACAGGCAAGGCTTCCACCTACGCCTATCAATTTGCAAGACAGTTAATTAAAAAACATGTAAATGCAGCTGAATCAGACTGTCTGGTGGCCACTGGAACAGGAATGACCGCCACTCTAAACAAACTCCAGCGTATAATAGGCCTGTGTTACCAGAGCAGCATTTACAGCCAAGAGGTAAATTCTAAAAATTACCGTCCGGTTGTTTTTATTACCCATATGGAACACCACTCCAATCAGGTGCCCTGGTACGAAACGGACGCTGATGTTGTGGTGCTGCCCTGCGGGGCAGATAATCTGGTTGATCCTGAAGTCCTTAACGCAGAACTTAAAAAGTACAAGGACAGAAGCTTAAAAATAGGTTCATTTACTGCCTGCTCTAACGTCACTGGTATTATTACGCCATATTATGAATTGGCTAAAATAATGCATCAGCATGACGGCTACTGTTTTGTTGATTTTGCAGCTTCAGCACCCTATGTCAAAATCGATATGCATCCCGAAGATCCACAGAAGCGGTTGGATGCTGTTTTCTTTTCGCCTCATAAATTTCTGGGAGGACCGGGAAGCTGCGGCATATTGATTTTCAATGAAAAACTTTACAAATCCAATTTTCCGGACAATCCTAGAGGCGGAAACGTTAAATGCACCGACCCGTGGGGCGGTTTTCACTACAGCGATTCAATAGAAGTTAAAGAAGACGGAGGCACTCCAGGTTTCCTGCAGGTAATGCGTACGGCTTTATGCCTTGAACTGAAAGAAAAAATGGACATTGAGAAAATCAGATATAGAGAAAGAGAATTACTGGACCTCTGTTTCGCAGGGTTACAGGAGATTAAAGGTTTAACAATCTTAGGGGATCTAAAAACTGAAAGAATAGGCTGTGTTTCCTTTACAATTCAAAACATCCACTATAATCTGATTGTAAGGCTTTTAAATGACCGCTTTGGAATCCAAGTTAGAGGAGGCTGGTCCTGTGCAAGCACATACGCGCATTTTCTTTTCAATATAAACCAGGAGAAATCAGAAGCTATTACTGCTGGCATACTGGGCGGTAACCTAACTGATAAACCAGGCTGGGTAAGGATCTCGCTACATCCGACAATGTCAGATAAAGAACTGCTATTGATTATTGGTGCAGTAAGCTGCATAGTTGAAAATATTGACGAATGGCAGAAAGCATACCAATATAACTCTAAAACAAACGAATTTGAAAACATTTGGAAGGAAGAAACAATTTCTAAAGATGTGGAGCAATGGTTTGTCCTTTAA
- a CDS encoding MBL fold metallo-hydrolase: MEIIALQHGVYCVDSNKNFKFVSENADAQISDLGLMMQVCPFLIQTNRDLILFDGGLSDEQGNFPLILKLIKNAGFSAQNVSKILISPLHKDHIGGLAYGNGSEFSCTFPNAEIYLQNRELDFA; this comes from the coding sequence ATGGAAATAATCGCACTGCAGCATGGTGTTTACTGCGTAGACAGCAATAAGAACTTTAAATTTGTCTCTGAGAATGCTGATGCCCAAATTTCAGATCTAGGTCTCATGATGCAGGTCTGCCCGTTTCTAATTCAGACGAATCGTGACTTAATACTGTTCGATGGTGGGCTAAGCGATGAGCAGGGAAATTTTCCACTGATTTTAAAATTAATAAAGAATGCCGGATTCTCTGCCCAGAACGTTTCAAAGATTTTGATTTCTCCCCTTCACAAAGACCATATCGGGGGGCTGGCGTATGGCAACGGCAGTGAGTTTTCATGCACATTTCCAAATGCAGAAATTTACCTGCAGAATAGGGAGCTTGATTTCGCCTGA